attaaacattttttaatttaatgtttgatataaatttatgaatataaCTAAAACCGTGTATTGCAGGTTACACTTACAATGTAATTTATGAATATAACTAAAACCGTGTATTGCAGGTTACACTTACCATGTAATTTTTCTCCGTTTAGTAAGTCATTTAATCTCGTTTGTTGTttgctgttaaaatatttaataaaacatgtttcgaGAATGCATTTCTAAAATTTATGTCAATTCTATTGCAAAATGCAATGATTTGATTTAAACACTTGACACATCACTAAACCATGGTGTTTCAGTTcatatattatttgaatataaagCCTGGttgatttattacatttttatttgaacaaGGATTCTGGCAAATTTTACTGAGTTTGGATTGCTGAACCAGCATTTTGACGGAATATTCTGTTGAACATGTTTCCTATACTCGAGAAAAAAGGGTTTTGTTGATCAGGTTGAAAGAAAGTTCTTATTGGACTGTCTTCACCAAAAAAATGTCTCATCATTGACCACACCATTTCAAGCTGTTTGTTAATGATATTCCTTAGGGATACCAAAAATGGACTATTAAAGAAGCCTTCTAAGCCTCCCTGTAAATATAAGAAACACATCTAAGTTAtaagttaaagaaacaaaaacaactcagAATTAACTGCTGCATcctgtacaaaataaataaaacaatgtagaaTTTACCAGTTATGGTTTCTTACACGAGgatatataaatatgttgtaaatctctcaaaattcataaataactataaaatgtAGCTAAATATACTAAacttagatttaattattttcttctatcGGTTATATCTTAAACTATAAATCCATAATAATTTATACTTCTCTCATAAACACTAATATGAAACGttaattactaatattttaagtGTCAGTTAGTTTTATGATGAATTGACAGAgcgattattttttttctaatagtaAATTATACTTGACTGAAACACTggtcaattttttttcaaatagccTCAAGCTTTCACTTACCGTCTTATTCATCACACATTCATGGAACTACAgatagaaatacaaaaatatttgtgtgaaaaCAGCACAAATGCTAAAGCCAAACTAAGAGTACACAACACTAAAGTGAGAAAGGCTATAATAGAAGATTTTAACCCTAGCTAGTATCTCGAAATTTGATTTCAAGGGTTTTATAGTAATATTCATCACGTGATTTGTTACGTTTGAAAGCAGTCGTAAAGACAAACACAGAGCTTGTTTAAAGCCACATTACAATTTATTGcagtattttcaatgtttttcatttatttaacatcaataaAGAGTATTTCGTATGACTTTTAAAACGTTACTTATTCCACAATAAGTCAATGAAGAAAATCTTTCcttgacaatatatatatacgtatgtgtgtatttttataatttctgtacGTCTCAAAACACTGTCGATGTCATCTATTTTTTCTTGTGCATTTTCAACTAAAGTCACTGTTTTCTGTGTATATACTTGCAAGTCTTGAAATACTATCaatgccatatatatatatatatatatgttcttatGGTCtctaagtatttttaatcttatttatatattttttcaacttttgaaatgttgtaaatgttttcttACCTCTTGAAATACTGTGCATAATTTGCCAACAAACTCGTTGTCTGTTAAGCCAGGTAAAACAGCTTCTCTACATGCATTGAAAGCATCCTTCATCTAT
This sequence is a window from Tachypleus tridentatus isolate NWPU-2018 chromosome 5, ASM421037v1, whole genome shotgun sequence. Protein-coding genes within it:
- the LOC143250598 gene encoding uncharacterized protein LOC143250598, encoding MMKGLILILGFIGFPVFNSQPLSSSFLTCPQPFVTDGTIPALNSLVEGLPLPMKDAFNACREAVLPGLTDNEFVGKLCTVFQEFHECVMNKTGGLEGFFNSPFLVSLRNIINKQLEMVWSMMRHFFGEDSPIRTFFQPDQQNPFFSSIGNMFNRIFRQNAGSAIQTQ